From one Gallionella capsiferriformans ES-2 genomic stretch:
- a CDS encoding pilus assembly protein PilM, producing the protein MPKVNFDFFVDFIQSKAPPLIGVDISSSSVKLVELSQAPNNGGYVVERYVIETLPKDAFFDGNINNLDALADALQRAWKRLGTKIKNISVALPASAVITKKILLPAGMRDEDLEFQVESEANQYIPFALDEVNLDFQVLGPAPGNADEVEVLLAASRKANVEDRVAAAQAAGLKVSVVDVEPYAAEAAFSQIRAQLPDNADDKCVALIDIGATVMNVNVLRNGQSIYTRDQQIGGEQLTLQIQNAFGMTAEQAEVAKRSGDLPANYDSEVLSPFRENLVMEIARALQFFFTSSQHYNEIDYIVLAGGCAVLPGLDDAVATRTQVSTMVANPFALMTLSGKIKNRQLQADAPALIVACGLAMRRFDPS; encoded by the coding sequence ATGCCTAAAGTAAATTTTGATTTTTTTGTGGACTTTATTCAGTCCAAAGCGCCACCTTTAATCGGGGTAGATATTAGTTCGTCTTCGGTTAAATTAGTTGAATTAAGCCAGGCGCCTAACAATGGCGGCTACGTGGTGGAACGCTACGTCATTGAAACTTTGCCGAAAGACGCTTTTTTCGACGGCAATATCAATAACCTGGATGCCTTGGCCGATGCGCTGCAGCGCGCGTGGAAGCGTTTGGGCACAAAAATTAAAAATATCAGCGTGGCGCTACCCGCCTCTGCGGTGATCACTAAAAAAATCCTCTTGCCAGCCGGTATGCGCGACGAAGATCTTGAGTTTCAAGTCGAATCCGAAGCTAACCAATATATACCTTTTGCATTGGATGAGGTGAATCTGGATTTTCAGGTGCTGGGACCTGCGCCCGGAAATGCCGATGAAGTCGAGGTGCTGCTGGCCGCTTCGCGTAAAGCCAATGTTGAAGACCGGGTAGCCGCCGCACAAGCCGCCGGCCTTAAGGTGTCCGTGGTCGACGTGGAACCCTATGCGGCAGAGGCGGCTTTTTCGCAGATACGCGCGCAGTTGCCCGACAATGCAGACGATAAATGCGTTGCGTTGATCGACATCGGGGCGACCGTGATGAATGTCAATGTCTTGCGCAATGGTCAGTCTATCTATACGCGCGATCAGCAAATTGGCGGTGAGCAATTGACCCTGCAAATTCAGAACGCTTTCGGTATGACCGCAGAGCAGGCGGAAGTTGCCAAGCGCAGCGGCGATTTGCCGGCAAATTATGACAGCGAAGTGCTCTCGCCTTTCCGCGAAAATCTGGTGATGGAAATCGCCCGCGCGTTGCAGTTTTTCTTTACCTCGTCGCAGCATTACAACGAGATCGACTATATCGTGCTGGCCGGCGGCTGCGCCGTATTGCCCGGACTCGACGATGCGGTTGCCACGCGCACTCAGGTGAGTACGATGGTGGCCAACCCGTTCGCACTCATGACATTGTCAGGAAAAATCAAGAACCGCCAGTTGCAAGCCGATGCGCCTGCGTTGATTGTCGCCTGCGGTCTGGCTATGCGGAGGTTTGATCCATCATGA
- a CDS encoding PilN domain-containing protein: MIRINLLPHREEKRRIKQVQFITLGVLSFVLGLVVWGVVHAVISAQIGYQERRNDYLKQETLILDKQIAEIRKLREQTRSLLERKDAVEKLQSDRSNVVHLLDQMLRILPDGVYIKSIKQTGDAINLVGFAQSNARVSTLMRAIEDSPWLESPALVEIHASSANGARVSEFTLTFRLTKLPGAEAAKSAEGRNQVQ, encoded by the coding sequence ATGATACGCATCAATTTATTGCCGCACCGAGAGGAAAAACGGCGTATCAAGCAAGTACAGTTCATTACGCTGGGGGTGTTGTCCTTTGTGTTGGGGCTTGTGGTCTGGGGTGTTGTGCATGCCGTGATCAGTGCGCAAATAGGTTATCAGGAACGCCGCAATGATTATCTGAAACAGGAAACTTTGATTTTGGATAAGCAGATAGCGGAAATCCGCAAATTGCGCGAACAGACCCGGTCTTTGCTGGAACGTAAGGATGCGGTCGAAAAATTGCAAAGTGACCGCTCGAATGTGGTCCATCTGCTGGATCAAATGCTGCGCATTCTGCCTGACGGCGTGTATATCAAGTCGATTAAACAAACCGGGGACGCGATTAATCTAGTCGGTTTTGCACAATCGAATGCGCGCGTCTCTACTTTGATGAGAGCTATCGAGGATTCCCCTTGGCTGGAATCGCCGGCATTGGTGGAAATACATGCCTCCAGCGCGAACGGGGCGAGAGTCAGCGAGTTTACCCTGACTTTCAGGTTGACCAAGTTGCCGGGTGCTGAAGCGGCGAAGTCGGCCGAAGGAAGGAATCAGGTGCAATGA
- the pilO gene encoding type IV pilus inner membrane component PilO: MMNLEELKNLNPKTPGAWPWSAKILSFVMMFVAVVIAGALLDWQEQWDSLNAAKAQEETLKETFLSKKRQAVNLDLIKKQLLETQESFGALLKQLPNKSEMDALLTDINQAGLGRGLQFELFRPGPESIQGSFAEQPISIKVTGSYDDLGKFSSDISMLPRIVTLNEIAITPNAGILTMDAIAKTFRYLDDEELASQKKANKPAGGGK, translated from the coding sequence ATGATGAATCTGGAAGAACTGAAGAATCTCAATCCTAAAACGCCGGGTGCGTGGCCTTGGTCTGCGAAAATACTGAGTTTCGTGATGATGTTTGTCGCGGTTGTCATTGCCGGTGCGCTGCTCGACTGGCAGGAGCAATGGGATAGTCTGAATGCGGCTAAAGCTCAGGAAGAGACGCTCAAAGAGACTTTTTTATCCAAAAAACGTCAGGCGGTGAATCTCGATCTGATCAAGAAGCAGTTGCTGGAAACTCAGGAGTCCTTTGGCGCTTTGCTCAAGCAATTGCCGAACAAGTCAGAAATGGATGCGTTGTTGACGGATATCAATCAGGCGGGCTTAGGGCGCGGTTTGCAGTTCGAATTGTTCCGTCCGGGCCCTGAAAGTATTCAGGGGTCGTTTGCCGAACAGCCGATTTCCATCAAAGTGACCGGCAGCTACGATGATCTGGGCAAGTTTTCCAGCGATATTTCGATGTTGCCGCGTATTGTGACGCTGAATGAAATTGCGATTACGCCCAATGCAGGGATATTGACGATGGATGCTATCGCCAAGACCTTCCGATATCTGGATGATGAGGAGCTCGCATCCCAGAAAAAAGCGAACAAGCCTGCGGGAGGTGGTAAATGA
- a CDS encoding pilus assembly protein PilP, producing the protein MKLISVVLASLLLTGCVGEEFSDLREFVKNSGNDLRGKIPPPPVVKIFEPYAYVNDTNLADPFKPRKPEENLGDKRGENEPDRNRPKEALEEFSLESLKMVGYVLKAKVGHAVIRAPDKKLYQVKVGNYIGMNFGLIKKLTDTEITIKEVVQDSTGDWSERTSSLQLVDKE; encoded by the coding sequence ATGAAGCTAATTTCCGTTGTGTTAGCCAGCCTGCTGTTAACAGGCTGTGTCGGCGAGGAGTTCAGCGATCTGCGTGAATTTGTTAAAAATTCAGGCAACGATCTGCGCGGAAAAATTCCGCCACCGCCGGTCGTCAAAATTTTTGAGCCTTATGCGTATGTGAACGATACGAATCTGGCCGATCCGTTCAAGCCTCGTAAACCCGAGGAAAATCTCGGCGATAAGCGCGGGGAGAATGAACCCGATCGCAATCGTCCGAAAGAGGCGCTGGAAGAGTTTTCGCTGGAAAGCCTCAAAATGGTGGGTTATGTTCTGAAGGCTAAAGTCGGGCATGCGGTGATCCGTGCGCCTGACAAAAAACTTTATCAGGTCAAGGTGGGAAATTACATCGGTATGAATTTCGGTCTGATTAAGAAGCTAACCGATACCGAAATTACGATTAAAGAAGTGGTGCAGGATAGCACCGGCGACTGGTCTGAGCGCACCAGCAGTCTGCAATTGGTTGATAAGGAGTAG
- the pilQ gene encoding type IV pilus secretin PilQ, translating into MDMTRKIAVIAAKAAIVSLLMMFGQAAQAQNKITALSVSEAGPGLTVIKVEMAEALSNPPAGFTINVPPRIALDFPNTENALGRSAQDFSAGDLRSANIVQAGSRTRLVINLNQMLGYETRTDGKNILITLHAKQAAQAAPSATRFADARQTAQKHTVSAVDFRRGKNGEGRIQVDLSDSGVGIDIHRQGNKLIVDFMKANLPGKLQRKLDVVDFATPVQLVDTFAQGDNIRMVIEPKGIWEHAAYQTDNKFIVEVKPVIEDPNKLVKGVQAGYAGEKLTLNFQDISVREALNVIADFTELNMVISDTVAGNLTLRLKDVPWDQALDIILQSRGLAMRKNGNVIQVAPIGEIAASEKSDLTAKQDISELEELRTESFQLGYQTATAAAALLNGISAPGATAQGAAPAAAVPVAGAPNQAALARILSKRGSAMADVRTNTLFVKDTPSRLEEVRKLLKQIDVPVRQVMIEARFVSAGDSFARSLGGKLGYASPANAANGGAATTGAINGVNVNLPNSLAGTGGGLLLSLFNPAATKVLTLELNASETDGITKNIASPRVVTADKTKASIKSGVEIPYTIAGTVGSPPTTAFKTAALSLDVTPRITPDNNINMTLVASQDTVGALYSGVPSINSKMVTTEVLIENGGTVVVGGVFTQDVADTVNKVPLLGDIPVLGWMFKNKVKTDAKNELLIFITPKIMQDSMNLR; encoded by the coding sequence ATGGACATGACGAGAAAAATAGCCGTGATTGCTGCAAAGGCCGCGATAGTGAGTTTGCTGATGATGTTTGGTCAGGCGGCTCAGGCGCAGAATAAAATAACCGCGCTGAGTGTGTCGGAGGCAGGGCCCGGGCTGACAGTGATCAAGGTTGAGATGGCAGAAGCCCTGAGCAATCCGCCTGCCGGATTTACCATCAATGTCCCTCCCCGTATTGCGCTTGATTTTCCTAATACCGAAAATGCGTTGGGCCGCTCGGCTCAGGATTTTTCCGCAGGAGATTTGCGTAGCGCCAACATTGTTCAGGCAGGTTCGCGCACGCGTCTCGTGATTAATCTCAACCAGATGCTGGGTTATGAAACCCGTACCGATGGCAAAAATATCCTGATTACTTTGCATGCAAAGCAAGCTGCGCAGGCCGCACCTAGCGCCACGCGGTTCGCCGATGCGCGCCAGACAGCGCAGAAGCATACCGTGAGCGCCGTAGATTTTCGTCGCGGTAAAAATGGCGAAGGACGGATTCAGGTTGATCTTTCCGATTCAGGCGTTGGCATCGATATTCATCGTCAGGGCAACAAGCTGATCGTTGATTTTATGAAAGCGAATCTACCGGGAAAATTGCAACGTAAACTCGACGTCGTTGATTTTGCAACGCCTGTGCAACTGGTCGATACCTTTGCTCAGGGCGACAACATCCGTATGGTGATTGAGCCTAAGGGAATCTGGGAGCATGCGGCCTATCAGACGGACAACAAGTTTATTGTCGAAGTGAAGCCTGTTATTGAAGACCCGAATAAACTGGTTAAGGGCGTGCAAGCAGGTTATGCGGGCGAAAAACTGACGCTTAATTTCCAGGATATTTCCGTGCGCGAAGCGCTGAATGTGATTGCGGACTTTACCGAGCTCAATATGGTGATCAGCGATACGGTTGCTGGTAACCTGACATTGCGTTTGAAAGATGTGCCTTGGGATCAGGCGCTCGATATCATTTTGCAAAGCCGGGGACTTGCGATGCGCAAGAACGGTAATGTGATTCAGGTTGCGCCGATCGGAGAGATTGCCGCATCTGAAAAGAGCGACCTGACCGCCAAGCAGGATATTTCCGAGTTGGAAGAACTGCGCACGGAAAGTTTTCAACTGGGGTATCAAACGGCGACTGCTGCAGCCGCTTTATTGAACGGCATATCTGCCCCCGGTGCCACAGCTCAGGGTGCGGCTCCTGCAGCTGCAGTGCCAGTTGCAGGCGCACCAAATCAGGCCGCGTTGGCGCGCATTCTGTCCAAACGCGGCAGTGCAATGGCGGATGTCCGGACCAATACCTTATTCGTCAAAGACACTCCATCGCGTCTCGAGGAGGTTCGCAAGTTGCTCAAACAGATCGACGTGCCGGTGCGTCAGGTGATGATAGAAGCCCGTTTTGTCTCCGCGGGCGATTCATTTGCCAGATCGTTGGGCGGTAAGCTGGGTTATGCCAGTCCTGCCAATGCGGCTAACGGGGGGGCTGCAACAACGGGTGCCATTAACGGCGTGAATGTGAATTTGCCAAATTCGCTTGCCGGTACGGGCGGCGGTTTATTGCTGTCGCTGTTTAATCCTGCCGCGACTAAAGTGTTGACGCTTGAGTTGAATGCATCGGAAACCGATGGTATTACCAAAAATATCGCCAGCCCTCGCGTGGTGACGGCCGACAAGACTAAAGCCTCTATCAAGTCGGGTGTCGAGATTCCGTATACGATTGCCGGTACTGTGGGTAGTCCGCCTACCACCGCCTTTAAGACTGCGGCGTTAAGTCTCGATGTGACGCCGCGCATTACGCCTGATAACAACATCAACATGACGCTGGTGGCAAGTCAGGATACCGTTGGTGCGTTGTATAGCGGTGTGCCCAGCATCAACAGCAAAATGGTGACCACCGAAGTGCTGATTGAAAATGGCGGCACGGTGGTAGTCGGCGGCGTATTTACTCAGGACGTGGCCGATACCGTTAATAAAGTGCCGCTGCTAGGTGACATTCCCGTGCTGGGCTGGATGTTCAAAAACAAGGTTAAGACCGATGCCAAGAATGAATTGCTGATTTTTATTACCCCTAAAATCATGCAAGATTCGATGAACTTGCGCTAA
- a CDS encoding shikimate kinase: MQNSPTNSTRKIQSGNLILVGMMGSGKTTMGRILARHLNKVFVDSDEEIQFRTGVTIPHIFDVEGEPGFRQRETDALAALVVRNDLVLATGGGAVLAPENRAMMSENGIVIYLKANVHDLWLRTRNDRNRPLLQTGNVHAKLAELLQQRNALYQQVADIVMPTGRQSVHALMLKLVNEIELYRKNNQ; encoded by the coding sequence ATGCAAAACAGCCCTACAAATAGCACGCGGAAAATTCAGTCCGGGAATCTGATTCTGGTCGGTATGATGGGGTCGGGAAAAACCACCATGGGGCGGATTCTGGCCCGCCATCTGAACAAGGTGTTTGTCGACAGCGATGAAGAAATTCAGTTTCGCACCGGCGTGACGATCCCGCACATTTTTGATGTCGAAGGTGAACCGGGGTTTCGTCAGCGTGAAACCGATGCGCTCGCAGCTTTGGTGGTACGAAATGATCTGGTGTTGGCAACCGGCGGCGGCGCGGTACTTGCGCCGGAAAACCGCGCAATGATGAGCGAAAACGGCATCGTGATTTATCTGAAAGCCAATGTGCATGATTTGTGGCTGCGCACACGCAATGACCGGAATCGCCCGCTGCTGCAGACGGGGAATGTGCATGCGAAATTGGCCGAACTGTTGCAGCAGCGCAATGCGCTGTATCAGCAGGTCGCGGATATTGTGATGCCTACCGGCCGGCAGAGCGTGCATGCGCTGATGCTTAAACTGGTCAACGAAATTGAACTCTACCGGAAGAATAATCAATGA
- the aroB gene encoding 3-dehydroquinate synthase, with product MQTLTVGLSDRSYPIHIGTGLLSNAALLAASIPRKRVAIVTNTTIAPLYLSQLQATLREIGVQSVEIILPDGEVYKTGETLNLIYDGLLTHRCERTTPLIALGGGVIGDMTGFAAASFLRGVPFIQIPTTLLSQVDSSVGGKTGINHPLGKNMIGAFYQPKLVLADISTLNTLSDKELSAGLAEVIKYGLIRDLPFLEWLERNIEKLLARDTEALQYAVMRSCQNKAEVVAADERESGERALLNLGHTFGHAIESGMGYGNWLHGEGVAAGTMMAADLSQRMGWISTDDVLRIRDLFLRANLPVVSPDLGIDRYLDYMGLDKKVEGGKLRFVLLKQVGVAALVSDVPLALLQQTLVACCSKGGPGTNWLHEDK from the coding sequence ATGCAAACACTGACAGTTGGATTGAGTGATCGCAGCTATCCGATCCATATCGGCACCGGTTTGCTGAGTAACGCCGCGCTACTGGCGGCCAGCATTCCAAGAAAACGCGTTGCGATTGTCACGAACACCACCATTGCGCCGCTGTACTTAAGCCAGTTGCAAGCGACTTTGCGGGAAATCGGCGTGCAGAGTGTCGAAATTATTTTGCCTGACGGCGAAGTCTATAAAACGGGCGAGACGCTTAACCTGATCTATGATGGATTGCTCACGCATCGCTGCGAACGCACGACGCCGCTGATCGCGCTGGGTGGCGGGGTCATCGGCGACATGACGGGATTTGCGGCGGCCAGTTTCTTGCGCGGCGTACCGTTCATTCAGATTCCGACGACCCTGCTGTCTCAGGTCGACTCCTCGGTGGGGGGCAAAACGGGCATCAATCACCCGCTGGGTAAAAATATGATCGGTGCGTTTTATCAGCCAAAACTGGTGCTGGCCGATATTTCGACGCTCAATACGCTGTCAGATAAGGAACTGTCGGCAGGCTTAGCTGAAGTGATTAAGTACGGCCTGATACGCGACCTGCCCTTTCTTGAGTGGCTGGAGCGGAATATTGAAAAGCTGCTGGCACGCGATACCGAAGCGCTGCAATATGCCGTGATGCGCAGCTGCCAGAATAAGGCCGAAGTGGTTGCGGCGGACGAGCGTGAAAGCGGCGAGCGCGCCCTGCTGAATTTGGGGCATACCTTCGGTCATGCGATCGAATCGGGTATGGGCTATGGTAATTGGCTGCATGGTGAAGGGGTCGCGGCAGGCACCATGATGGCAGCCGACTTGTCGCAGCGCATGGGATGGATCAGCACTGACGATGTGTTGCGCATTCGTGACTTATTTTTGCGCGCTAACTTGCCGGTTGTATCGCCTGATTTAGGCATCGATCGCTATCTGGACTATATGGGTTTGGATAAAAAAGTTGAAGGTGGAAAATTGCGTTTTGTGCTGCTGAAACAAGTGGGTGTAGCAGCGTTAGTCAGCGATGTGCCGTTAGCCTTATTGCAACAAACGCTCGTTGCCTGTTGCAGCAAGGGTGGCCCGGGGACGAACTGGCTTCACGAGGATAAGTGA
- a CDS encoding deoxyguanosinetriphosphate triphosphohydrolase, whose amino-acid sequence MTELASYAVSEVNSRGRRYAEASPSGRSEFQRDRDRIIHSGAFRRLEYKTQVFVNHEGDLFRTRLTHSIEVAQIARSIARRLNLNEDLAEAISLAHDLGHTPFGHAGQDALNGCMKAYGGFEHNLQSVRVVDILEERYATFDGLNLCFETREGILKHCSALHATQMGELGERFLADRRPSLEAQIANLADEIAYNNHDVDDGLRSGLITLEQLAAVPLVAEHLQEVRCAHPDLTQRRVVHETVRRMINTLVSDLICQSAANIAAQNLLTLEDVRCAPALIAFSDELYLKQRELKKFLHTHLYRHYRVMRMSAKAQRIIRDLFGVFMEDSRLLPTQFQTAAAKDEASRARVVADYIAGMTDRYAIREHKRLFAVEEDAI is encoded by the coding sequence ATGACTGAGCTTGCGTCTTACGCGGTCTCGGAAGTTAACTCGCGAGGGCGTCGCTACGCTGAAGCCTCCCCGTCTGGTCGCAGCGAGTTTCAGCGCGACCGCGACCGCATCATCCATTCAGGCGCATTTCGCCGCTTAGAATACAAAACGCAGGTGTTCGTCAATCATGAAGGTGATCTGTTCCGCACTCGCCTGACCCATAGTATTGAAGTGGCGCAGATTGCCCGTTCAATTGCACGCCGCCTGAATCTCAATGAAGATCTGGCGGAAGCGATTTCGCTGGCGCATGATCTGGGGCATACGCCGTTTGGCCATGCCGGACAGGATGCATTGAACGGCTGTATGAAAGCCTACGGCGGTTTTGAGCATAATTTGCAATCCGTGCGCGTGGTCGATATTTTGGAAGAGCGCTATGCCACCTTCGACGGGTTGAACCTGTGTTTTGAGACGCGCGAGGGCATTTTAAAACACTGCTCTGCGCTGCATGCCACTCAGATGGGCGAATTGGGTGAGCGATTTTTGGCTGATCGCCGTCCCTCGCTCGAAGCGCAGATTGCTAATCTCGCCGATGAGATCGCCTACAACAACCACGATGTCGATGACGGGCTGCGCTCAGGGTTAATCACGCTGGAGCAACTCGCTGCAGTGCCATTGGTGGCGGAGCATCTGCAGGAGGTGCGCTGCGCTCATCCGGATTTGACTCAGCGCCGTGTTGTGCATGAAACCGTGCGGCGCATGATCAATACGCTGGTATCGGACTTGATCTGTCAGAGTGCGGCCAATATCGCCGCACAAAATCTGCTGACGCTGGAGGATGTGCGATGCGCACCTGCGCTGATCGCATTTAGCGACGAACTGTATCTCAAACAGCGAGAGCTTAAAAAATTCCTGCATACGCATTTATATCGTCACTACCGGGTGATGCGTATGAGCGCGAAGGCGCAGCGTATTATTCGCGACCTGTTTGGCGTATTTATGGAAGACAGTCGTTTGCTGCCGACGCAGTTTCAAACGGCGGCTGCCAAAGACGAGGCCAGTCGTGCCAGAGTGGTGGCGGACTATATTGCCGGTATGACCGATCGTTATGCGATACGCGAGCATAAACGCCTCTTCGCGGTGGAAGAAGACGCGATTTAG